In the Deltaproteobacteria bacterium genome, ACTTAAAAACCGGGACGCAAAAACAGGTAAAAACTCAAAAACAGGGACGTTCTTAAAAACTCAAAAATAGTCAAAAACAGGGACGAGTCAAAAACAGGGACGTTCTTAAAAACTCGGGTGACACATCGACTGCCGTCTTTGGTTCGAGTTTTTAAGAACGTCCCTGTTTTTGACTCGTCCCTGTTTTTGACTATTTTTGAGTTTTTAAGAACGTCCCTGTTTTTGAGTTTTTACCTGTTTTTGCGTCCCGGTTTTTAGTCGTGCCTGCCTCCTGTACGGTTTCCTCCGGATGTAATAAAATTCGATCTTTAATCCCCGAACCGGAGGACCTCACGTGACAGCCCAGGCGGTGGTGGAGACGAATCTTTCCGGGATGAAATTCCTCGGGCGCGGCAAGGTGCGCGACATCTATGAAGTGGACGGCAAGCTCCTGCTGGTGGCTTCAGACCGGCTTTCCGCGTTCGACGTTGTGATGCCGGACGGGATCCCCGGGAAAGGGCAGGTCCTCAACCGGATTTCGGCGTTCTGGTTCACGAAGCTTTCGGGGATAGTCCCGAACCACATGATCTCCATCGAAGTGAACGAGTTTCCGGCGGCGGCGCGCGCGCACGCGGAGACGCTGCGGGGCCGGTCGATGCTCTGCCGGAAAGCCCAGCCGCTTCCGATCGAATGCGTCGTCCGCGGATACCTGTCCGGCTCGGGCTGGGCGGAGTACAAGGAGCACGGGGAGATTTGCGGCATCGTCCTGCCGAAAGGACTCGTGGAGTCCTCCCGCCTCCCGGAGCCGATATTCACTCCGGCGACGAAGGAGGAGAAAGGGAAGCACGACGAGAACATCTCCTTCGACCGCATGGCGGGAATCCTCGGGAAGGAGATGGCGTCCAGGGTGCGCGATACCGCGATCGCCCTCTACAAGG is a window encoding:
- a CDS encoding phosphoribosylaminoimidazolesuccinocarboxamide synthase, with the translated sequence MKFLGRGKVRDIYEVDGKLLLVASDRLSAFDVVMPDGIPGKGQVLNRISAFWFTKLSGIVPNHMISIEVNEFPAAARAHAETLRGRSMLCRKAQPLPIECVVRGYLSGSGWAEYKEHGEICGIVLPKGLVESSRLPEPIFTPATKEEKGKHDENISFDRMAGILGKEMASRVRDTAIALYKAAAEFALGRGIIIADTKFEFGTADGKLLLIDEALTPDSSRFWPAADYREGGPQKSFDKQFVRDYLLTLPWNKTAPGPKLPPDVIGKTSQKYREALRILTGTDVS